A single Pseudomonas putida DNA region contains:
- the pgl gene encoding 6-phosphogluconolactonase encodes MAISELKLPATVQVHDLADARALAATLAHDVAERLRAAIASKGQACVVLSGGRSPVPFLEQLANEQLDWAKVTVSLADERWVPVEHADSNAGLLARHLLKGAAAKARFVGLYQQAENLDAAAASADQALAELPPIDVLVLGMGDDGHTASLFPNSPNLTEGLDPSSKRRCLPMLAPSVPHQRLSMTRPLLASAAFIALSVQGPGKLATLRAALAGNDLSEMPIRAFLHDPLDIYWCP; translated from the coding sequence ATGGCGATATCTGAACTGAAGCTGCCAGCAACCGTGCAGGTGCACGATCTGGCAGATGCCCGGGCACTGGCCGCAACCTTGGCCCACGACGTGGCCGAGCGCCTGCGCGCAGCCATTGCCAGCAAGGGCCAGGCCTGCGTGGTGCTGTCCGGCGGTCGCAGCCCGGTGCCGTTTCTCGAACAGCTGGCCAATGAGCAACTGGACTGGGCCAAGGTTACCGTCAGCCTGGCCGACGAGCGCTGGGTACCGGTGGAACACGCCGACAGCAACGCCGGCTTGCTGGCTCGCCACCTGCTCAAGGGGGCTGCAGCCAAGGCGCGTTTCGTCGGGCTCTATCAGCAGGCCGAAAACCTCGACGCGGCTGCAGCCAGCGCCGATCAGGCTTTGGCAGAGCTACCGCCAATCGACGTGCTGGTGCTGGGCATGGGCGACGATGGCCATACCGCCTCGCTGTTCCCCAACAGCCCCAACCTCACCGAAGGCCTGGACCCGAGCAGCAAGCGCCGCTGCCTGCCGATGCTGGCCCCGAGCGTGCCGCACCAGCGCCTGTCGATGACTCGCCCACTGCTGGCCAGCGCGGCATTCATCGCGCTGTCCGTGCAAGGCCCGGGCAAACTCGCTACCCTGCGCGCCGCGCTGGCGGGCAACGATCTTTCCGAAATGCCGATTCGCGCCTTTCTTCACGACCCCCTGGACATCTACTGGTGCCCATGA
- the zwf gene encoding glucose-6-phosphate dehydrogenase — MAAISVEPCTFALFGALGDLALRKLFPALYQLDRANLLHADTRLLALAREAGSAEDHLNTIEAHLRRHVAEADIEPAALGRFLGRLRYQHLDFLQPEGYVALAGQLTGEQPLIAYFATAAAVYGAICENLDKAGLAARTRVVLEKPIGHDLESSRRVNDAVARFFPESRVYRIDHYLGKETVQNLIALRFANSLFETQWNQNSISHVEITVAEKVGIEGRWGYFDKAGQLRDMIQNHLLQLLCLIAMDPPSELSADSIRDEKVKVLKALAPITGEALSTSVVRGQYIAGYSDGKPVPGYLEEDNSNAQSDTETFVALRADIRNWRWSGVPFYLRTGKRMPQKLSQIVIHFKETPHYIFAPEQRLQVGNKLIIRLQPDEGISLRVMTKEQGLDKGMQLRSGPLQLNFSDTWRSTRIPDAYERLLLEVMRGNQNLFVRKDEIEYAWKWCDQLIAGWRNAGDAPKPYAAGSWGPMSSIALITRDGRAWYGDI; from the coding sequence ATGGCTGCGATCAGTGTCGAACCTTGCACATTTGCCCTGTTTGGCGCCCTTGGCGACCTGGCATTGCGCAAGCTGTTTCCTGCGCTCTACCAGCTCGACCGTGCCAACCTCCTGCACGCGGACACCCGCCTGCTGGCGTTGGCCCGCGAGGCCGGCAGCGCCGAGGATCACCTGAACACCATCGAAGCGCACTTGCGCCGGCATGTGGCCGAGGCCGATATCGAGCCTGCCGCGCTGGGGCGTTTTCTTGGTCGCCTGCGCTACCAGCACTTGGACTTCCTGCAGCCCGAGGGCTATGTGGCTCTGGCCGGGCAGCTGACGGGTGAGCAGCCGCTGATCGCCTACTTTGCCACGGCGGCGGCCGTTTACGGTGCCATCTGCGAAAACCTCGACAAGGCTGGCCTGGCGGCGCGCACCCGGGTGGTGCTGGAAAAACCCATCGGCCATGACCTGGAGTCGTCGCGGCGGGTCAACGATGCCGTGGCGCGCTTCTTCCCGGAGAGCCGGGTTTATCGCATCGACCACTACCTGGGCAAGGAAACGGTGCAAAACCTGATCGCCCTGCGTTTTGCCAACAGCCTGTTCGAAACCCAGTGGAACCAGAATTCCATCTCCCACGTGGAAATCACCGTGGCAGAGAAGGTCGGTATCGAGGGCCGCTGGGGCTATTTCGACAAGGCCGGCCAGCTGCGCGACATGATTCAGAACCACCTGCTGCAACTGCTTTGCCTGATCGCCATGGACCCGCCCAGCGAGTTGTCGGCCGACAGCATCCGTGACGAGAAGGTCAAGGTGCTCAAGGCACTGGCACCGATCACCGGCGAGGCTTTGAGCACCAGTGTGGTGCGTGGTCAGTACATCGCCGGTTACAGCGACGGCAAGCCAGTGCCTGGCTACCTGGAAGAAGACAATTCCAACGCCCAGAGCGACACCGAAACCTTCGTTGCCCTGCGCGCCGACATTCGCAACTGGCGCTGGTCGGGCGTGCCGTTCTACCTGCGCACCGGTAAACGCATGCCGCAGAAGCTGTCGCAGATCGTCATCCACTTCAAGGAAACGCCGCACTACATCTTCGCCCCGGAGCAGCGTTTGCAGGTCGGTAACAAGCTGATCATCCGCCTGCAACCGGACGAAGGCATATCCTTGCGGGTGATGACCAAGGAGCAGGGCCTGGACAAGGGCATGCAACTGCGCAGTGGCCCATTGCAGCTGAATTTTTCCGACACTTGGCGCAGTACGCGGATTCCGGATGCCTACGAGCGCTTGCTGCTGGAAGTGATGCGCGGCAACCAGAACCTGTTCGTGCGCAAGGACGAGATCGAGTACGCCTGGAAGTGGTGTGACCAGTTGATTGCTGGTTGGCGTAACGCGGGTGATGCACCCAAGCCTTACGCGGCGGGCTCCTGGGGGCCGATGAGCTCGATTGCATTGATCACCCGTGATGGGAGGGCGTGGTATGGCGATATCTGA
- the hexR gene encoding DNA-binding transcriptional regulator HexR has protein sequence MRNLLEQIQSRLDELNKAERKVAEVILLNPQQATRFSIAALAQAAKVSEPTVNRFCRSFGVSGYPELKLQLAQSLASGAAYVSRAVEADDDPAAYTQKIFGSAIASLDSACQQLDPQQVSRAVDMMIQARQIHFFGLGASAPVALDAQHKFFRFNLAVSAHADVLMQRMLASVAHTGDLFVIISYTGRTRELVEVARLARENGASVLGLTAAGSPLAQACSLSLHIPLPEDTDIYMPMTSRIIQLTVLDVLATGMTLRRGVDFQPHLRKIKESLNASRYPIEDDELN, from the coding sequence GTGCGAAACCTCCTGGAACAGATCCAGAGCCGCCTCGACGAGCTGAACAAGGCCGAACGCAAAGTCGCCGAAGTCATCCTGCTCAACCCGCAACAAGCCACCCGCTTCAGCATCGCCGCGCTGGCCCAGGCGGCCAAGGTCAGTGAACCGACCGTCAACCGCTTCTGCCGCTCGTTCGGCGTCAGCGGTTACCCAGAGCTCAAGCTGCAACTTGCGCAGAGCCTGGCCAGCGGCGCGGCTTACGTGAGCCGTGCGGTGGAAGCCGACGACGACCCGGCAGCCTACACCCAGAAGATCTTCGGCAGCGCCATCGCCTCACTCGACAGCGCCTGCCAGCAACTGGACCCGCAGCAGGTCAGCCGCGCCGTGGACATGATGATCCAGGCCCGGCAGATCCACTTCTTCGGCCTCGGCGCCTCGGCCCCGGTAGCCCTCGATGCCCAGCACAAGTTCTTCCGCTTCAACCTCGCGGTATCGGCCCATGCCGACGTGCTGATGCAGCGCATGCTGGCCTCGGTGGCACACACCGGCGACCTGTTCGTGATCATCTCCTACACCGGGCGCACCCGCGAACTGGTCGAGGTGGCGCGCCTGGCCCGGGAAAACGGCGCCTCGGTACTCGGCCTGACCGCCGCCGGTTCGCCGTTGGCCCAGGCTTGCAGCCTGAGCCTGCATATCCCGCTGCCGGAGGACACCGACATCTACATGCCGATGACTTCGCGGATCATCCAGTTGACCGTGCTCGACGTGCTGGCCACCGGCATGACCCTGCGCCGCGGCGTGGACTTTCAGCCGCACCTGCGCAAGATCAAGGAAAGCCTGAACGCCAGCCGCTACCCGATCGAGGACGACGAACTCAACTGA
- a CDS encoding D-hexose-6-phosphate mutarotase, which translates to MPEHPLHRFFSSQRPRPTFEWERYQQRDVLIIDHPRCQAVFSRQGAQLLHFQPAGERPWLWCAEQWPQVGAIRGGVPVCWPWYGRHPSEDLWPAHGWARLLDWKLVDSREDEEGVSLKWRLDLCDWQVDLHARLGNRMELSLSTEHQDSEPCQLSHALLAYWRISDVSEIALSGLEDIEGYDRLSRQACREEGALKFKGGCQKVYPGTPRVQLQDPAWERELCIDTGDSDDTVVWHPGNRPLMGVSGRECQGFVCVEAASGSGEGLSLAPGQRAHLRLQAHRLS; encoded by the coding sequence ATGCCCGAACATCCGCTACATCGCTTCTTTTCCTCGCAGCGGCCCCGGCCGACATTCGAGTGGGAGCGTTACCAGCAGCGCGATGTGCTGATCATCGATCATCCCCGTTGCCAGGCGGTGTTCAGCCGTCAGGGTGCACAACTGCTGCACTTCCAGCCGGCCGGTGAGCGGCCGTGGCTATGGTGCGCCGAGCAATGGCCGCAAGTGGGCGCCATTCGCGGTGGTGTACCGGTTTGCTGGCCCTGGTATGGGCGCCACCCTAGCGAAGACCTGTGGCCGGCCCATGGCTGGGCACGTTTGCTGGACTGGAAGCTGGTGGATAGCCGTGAAGACGAGGAGGGCGTAAGCCTGAAGTGGCGGCTGGACCTGTGCGACTGGCAGGTAGACCTGCACGCAAGGCTTGGCAACCGCATGGAACTGAGCCTGAGCACCGAGCACCAGGACAGCGAGCCGTGCCAGCTGAGCCATGCGCTGCTGGCCTACTGGCGTATCAGTGACGTGTCCGAGATAGCGCTGTCTGGGCTCGAGGACATCGAAGGTTATGATCGCCTGAGCCGCCAGGCCTGCCGTGAGGAGGGCGCACTCAAGTTCAAGGGTGGCTGCCAGAAAGTCTACCCGGGCACGCCGCGCGTGCAGTTACAGGACCCGGCCTGGGAGCGGGAACTGTGCATCGACACCGGCGACAGTGACGACACCGTGGTCTGGCACCCGGGCAATCGGCCGCTGATGGGTGTCAGCGGCCGTGAATGCCAGGGCTTTGTCTGTGTCGAGGCAGCCAGCGGCAGTGGCGAAGGCCTGAGCCTGGCGCCGGGGCAGCGTGCGCACCTGCGGTTGCAGGCACACCGGCTCAGTTGA
- a CDS encoding carbohydrate porin: MEQRNRIRTLGSLALLAVVGSSGVQAAEAFSSESKWMTGDWGGTRTELLDKGYDLTLDYVGEVAGNLHGGYNDDKTARYSDQFALGAHLDLQKILGWHDAEFKLAITERSGRNLSNDRISDPRAGQFSSVQEVWGRGQTWRLTQMWVKQKYFDGALDVKVGRFGEGEDFNSFPCDFQNLAFCGSQVGNWVGGIWYNWPVSQWALRVKYNITPEFFVQVGAFEQNPSNLDTGNGFKLSGSGTKGAILPVEMVWSPKVNDLPGEYRLGYYYSTAKADDVFEDVNGNPQAVTGQDFKSHSSKHGWWVVAQQQVTARGGDINRGLSLFANFTVHDKATNVVDNYQQVGLVYKGAFDARPKDDIGFGVARIHVNDDVKKRAELLNAQSGIDDYDNPGFVPLQRTEYNAELYYGFHVTNWLTVRPNLQYIKSPGAVDEVDNALVAGLKIQSSF; this comes from the coding sequence ATGGAACAGCGCAATCGCATCAGGACCTTGGGTTCACTGGCCCTGCTCGCCGTGGTCGGCAGCAGTGGCGTTCAGGCTGCCGAGGCATTTTCCAGCGAGTCGAAATGGATGACCGGTGATTGGGGCGGTACCCGCACCGAGCTGCTGGACAAGGGCTACGACCTCACCCTCGACTACGTTGGCGAGGTGGCCGGCAACCTGCATGGCGGCTACAACGACGACAAGACCGCGCGCTACAGTGACCAGTTCGCCCTCGGCGCGCACCTGGACCTGCAGAAGATCCTTGGCTGGCACGATGCCGAGTTCAAGCTGGCGATCACCGAGCGCAGTGGCCGCAACCTGTCCAATGACCGCATCAGTGACCCGCGCGCCGGGCAGTTCAGTTCGGTGCAGGAAGTGTGGGGCCGCGGCCAGACCTGGCGCCTGACGCAGATGTGGGTCAAGCAGAAGTACTTCGACGGCGCGCTTGACGTGAAAGTCGGCCGCTTCGGTGAGGGTGAGGACTTCAACAGCTTCCCCTGCGACTTCCAGAACCTGGCCTTCTGCGGCTCGCAGGTGGGTAACTGGGTCGGCGGCATCTGGTACAACTGGCCGGTCAGCCAGTGGGCGCTGCGGGTCAAGTACAACATCACCCCGGAATTCTTCGTCCAGGTCGGTGCCTTCGAGCAGAACCCGTCGAACCTGGATACCGGCAACGGCTTCAAGCTCAGCGGCAGCGGCACCAAGGGCGCGATCCTGCCGGTGGAGATGGTCTGGTCGCCCAAGGTCAATGACTTGCCGGGTGAATACCGCCTGGGTTACTACTACAGCACAGCCAAGGCCGATGACGTGTTCGAAGACGTCAACGGCAACCCGCAAGCGGTCACCGGGCAGGACTTCAAGTCACACTCGAGCAAGCACGGCTGGTGGGTAGTGGCGCAGCAGCAGGTGACTGCCCGCGGCGGCGACATCAATCGCGGCCTGAGCCTGTTCGCCAACTTCACCGTGCACGACAAGGCCACCAACGTGGTCGACAACTACCAACAGGTCGGCCTGGTCTACAAAGGCGCCTTCGACGCCCGGCCCAAGGATGACATCGGCTTTGGCGTGGCGCGTATTCATGTGAATGACGACGTGAAGAAGCGTGCCGAGCTGCTCAATGCCCAGAGTGGTATCGATGACTACGACAACCCGGGCTTCGTGCCGCTGCAGCGCACCGAGTACAACGCCGAGCTCTACTACGGCTTCCACGTCACCAACTGGCTGACCGTGCGGCCCAACCTGCAGTACATCAAGAGCCCGGGCGCAGTGGACGAAGTGGACAACGCGCTGGTCGCAGGTTTGAAGATTCAGTCGTCTTTCTAA
- a CDS encoding ABC transporter ATP-binding protein, with amino-acid sequence MATLELRNVNKTYGSGLPDTLKDIQLSIKDGEFLILVGPSGCGKSTLMNCIAGLEHITGGAILIDDQDVSGMSPKDRDIAMVFQSYALYPTMSVRENIEFGLKIRKMPQAAIDEEVARVAKLLQIEHLLARKPAQLSGGQQQRVAMGRALARRPKIYLFDEPLSNLDAKLRVEMRTEMKLMHQRLKTTTVYVTHDQIEAMTLGDKVAVMKDGIIQQFGTPQQIYNDPANQFVASFIGSPPMNFIPVRLSKQEGRLLAVLDSGQARCELPLGPASDDLDGRQIILGIRPEQIALGASEGNGLPGIRAEVQVTEPTGPDLLVFVTLNQTKVCCRLAPDIACREGDSLNLQFDPARVLLFDADSGERLHLASSNTAVKDNVAHFKGR; translated from the coding sequence ATGGCAACGCTCGAACTTCGCAATGTGAACAAGACCTACGGCAGCGGCTTGCCGGACACCCTCAAGGATATCCAGCTGTCGATCAAGGACGGCGAGTTCCTGATCCTGGTCGGCCCTTCGGGCTGCGGCAAGTCGACCCTGATGAACTGCATCGCCGGCCTTGAGCACATCACTGGCGGCGCGATCCTCATCGATGATCAGGACGTCAGCGGCATGAGCCCCAAGGATCGCGACATCGCCATGGTGTTCCAGTCCTATGCGCTGTACCCGACCATGAGCGTGCGCGAGAACATCGAATTTGGCCTGAAGATCCGCAAGATGCCCCAGGCAGCCATCGACGAAGAGGTGGCGCGGGTGGCCAAGCTGCTGCAGATCGAGCACCTGCTCGCGCGCAAGCCGGCGCAGCTCTCCGGTGGCCAGCAACAGCGTGTGGCCATGGGCCGGGCGCTGGCGCGGCGGCCGAAGATCTACCTGTTCGACGAGCCGCTGTCCAATCTCGACGCCAAGCTGCGGGTCGAGATGCGCACTGAAATGAAACTGATGCACCAGCGCCTGAAGACCACCACGGTGTATGTCACCCACGATCAGATCGAGGCCATGACCCTGGGCGACAAGGTGGCGGTGATGAAGGACGGCATCATCCAGCAGTTCGGCACGCCGCAGCAGATCTACAACGACCCGGCCAACCAGTTCGTCGCCAGCTTCATCGGTTCGCCGCCGATGAATTTCATTCCGGTGCGCCTGAGCAAGCAGGAAGGGCGCCTGCTGGCGGTGCTCGACAGTGGCCAGGCGCGCTGTGAACTGCCTTTGGGGCCGGCCAGCGATGACCTCGACGGTCGCCAGATCATCCTCGGCATCCGCCCCGAGCAGATCGCCTTGGGTGCAAGCGAGGGTAACGGCCTGCCGGGTATCCGCGCCGAAGTGCAGGTGACCGAGCCCACCGGGCCAGACCTGCTGGTATTCGTCACTCTCAACCAGACCAAGGTCTGCTGTCGCCTGGCGCCGGACATCGCCTGCCGGGAGGGTGACAGCCTGAACCTGCAGTTCGACCCGGCCCGGGTGCTGCTGTTCGACGCCGACAGCGGTGAACGTTTGCACCTGGCCAGCAGCAATACCGCCGTAAAGGACAACGTGGCTCACTTCAAAGGCCGCTAA
- a CDS encoding carbohydrate ABC transporter permease: MHSSSHAPADRPALTLSRIAIHAVLLLAVLLYLVPLVVMLLTSFKSPEDISTGNLLSWPTVVTGIGWVKAWGTVSGYFWNSIMITVPAVLISTTIGALNGYVLSMWRFRGSQLFFGLLLFGCFLPFQTVLLPASFTLGKLGLASTTTGLVLVHVVYGLAFTTLFFRNFYVSIPDALVKAARLDGAGFFTIFRRIILPMSTPIIMVCLIWQFTQIWNDFLFGVVFSSGDSQPITVALNNLVNTSTGAKEYNVDMAAAMIAGLPTLLVYVVAGKYFVRGLTAGAVKG, from the coding sequence ATGCATAGTTCATCACATGCTCCTGCCGACAGGCCGGCGCTGACCCTGAGCCGCATCGCCATCCATGCCGTGTTGCTGCTTGCCGTGCTGCTGTACCTGGTGCCGCTGGTGGTGATGCTGCTGACCAGCTTCAAGTCCCCGGAAGACATCAGCACCGGCAACCTGCTCAGCTGGCCCACCGTGGTCACCGGCATTGGCTGGGTCAAGGCCTGGGGCACGGTCAGTGGTTACTTCTGGAACTCGATCATGATCACCGTGCCGGCGGTGCTGATCTCAACCACCATCGGCGCACTGAACGGCTATGTGCTGTCGATGTGGCGCTTCCGCGGCTCGCAGCTGTTCTTCGGCCTGCTGCTGTTCGGTTGCTTCCTGCCGTTCCAGACAGTGTTGCTGCCGGCGTCGTTCACCCTCGGCAAGCTGGGGCTGGCCAGCACCACCACCGGCCTGGTGCTGGTGCACGTGGTCTACGGCCTGGCCTTCACCACGCTGTTCTTCCGCAATTTCTACGTGAGCATTCCCGATGCCCTGGTGAAGGCCGCGCGCCTGGATGGCGCCGGTTTCTTCACCATCTTCCGCCGCATCATCCTGCCGATGTCGACGCCGATCATCATGGTCTGCCTGATCTGGCAGTTCACCCAAATCTGGAACGACTTCCTGTTTGGCGTGGTGTTCTCCAGCGGCGACTCGCAACCGATCACCGTGGCCTTGAACAACCTGGTCAACACCAGCACCGGGGCCAAGGAATACAACGTCGACATGGCAGCGGCGATGATCGCCGGCCTGCCAACCCTGCTGGTCTACGTGGTGGCAGGCAAATATTTCGTCCGCGGGCTCACAGCTGGCGCGGTCAAGGGGTAA
- a CDS encoding carbohydrate ABC transporter permease: MTTATAQLRASPLDALQRWLPKLVLAPSMFIVLVGFYGYILWTFVLSFTTSTFLPTYKWAGLAQYARLFDNDRWWVASKNLMLFGGLFIAISLVIGVLLAVLLDQRIRREGFIRTIYLYPMALSMIVTGTAWKWLLNPGMGLDKLLRDWGWEGFRLDWLIDPDRVVYCLVIAAVWQASGFIMAMFLAGLRGVDQSIIRAAQIDGASLPRIYWTVVLPSLRPVFFSSLMILAHIAIKSFDLVAAMTAGGPGYSSDLPAMFMYSFTFSRGQMGMGSASAILMLGAILAILVPYLYSELRSKRHA, from the coding sequence ATGACAACAGCAACCGCCCAACTGCGGGCCTCCCCCCTGGACGCGCTGCAGCGCTGGCTACCGAAACTGGTACTGGCGCCGAGCATGTTCATCGTCCTGGTGGGCTTCTACGGTTACATCCTGTGGACGTTCGTCCTGTCCTTCACCACCTCGACCTTCCTGCCGACCTACAAGTGGGCGGGCCTGGCGCAATACGCCCGGCTGTTCGACAACGATCGCTGGTGGGTGGCGAGCAAGAACCTGATGCTGTTCGGCGGCCTGTTCATCGCCATCAGCCTGGTCATCGGTGTGCTGCTGGCCGTGCTGCTGGACCAGCGCATCCGCCGCGAAGGCTTTATCCGCACCATCTACCTGTACCCCATGGCGCTGTCGATGATCGTCACCGGTACCGCCTGGAAATGGCTGCTCAACCCCGGCATGGGCCTGGACAAGCTGCTGCGCGACTGGGGTTGGGAGGGCTTTCGCCTGGACTGGCTGATCGACCCTGACCGGGTTGTGTACTGCCTGGTGATCGCCGCCGTGTGGCAGGCATCGGGCTTCATCATGGCGATGTTCCTCGCGGGCCTGCGCGGGGTCGACCAGTCGATCATCCGCGCCGCACAGATCGACGGCGCCAGCCTGCCGCGCATCTACTGGACCGTGGTGCTGCCCAGCCTGCGCCCGGTGTTCTTCAGTTCGCTGATGATCCTGGCGCACATCGCCATCAAGAGTTTCGACCTGGTGGCGGCGATGACGGCCGGTGGGCCTGGTTATTCGTCCGACCTGCCAGCCATGTTCATGTACTCCTTCACCTTCAGCCGTGGCCAGATGGGCATGGGCTCGGCCAGCGCCATCCTCATGCTCGGGGCGATCCTGGCGATCCTCGTGCCGTACCTGTACTCGGAACTGCGGAGCAAGCGCCATGCATAG